The segment CGTGTGCCCCAACTGCGGCGGCGAGCTCCTGCCGCGGCCGCGCCGCGCCCGGGCCGACGGCGGGTCCTGAGCCGGAGGCCCCTCCGCGGTCCCGGTTCCCGTCCCCGCGCCGGGCGGGGCGCCGGACGGCGTCCGGCGCCCCGGCGGTTCAGAGGCTGACGCCGACCATCACCGGCTCGTTGACCAGTTCGACGCCGAACGCCGCGCGCACGCCGTCGCGCACCTCGCGGGCCAGCGCCAGCAGGTCCTCGGTGGTGGCCGAGCCGCGGTTGGTGAGGGCGAGGGTGTGCTTGGTGGAGAGGGTGGCCGGGCCGCTGCCGTGGCCCTTGCGGAAGCCCGCGTTGTCGATCAGCCAGGCGGCGGAGGTCTTGGTGCGGCCTTCCCCCGCCGGGTAGCTGGGCGCCCGCAGGTCGCCCAGCCTGGCGGTGAACGCGGCGAACTGGCGGTCCGTCAGGACCGGGTTGGTGAAGAACGAGCCCGCCGACCAGGTGTCGTGGTCGGCCGGGTCCAGCACCATGCCCTTGCCGGCCCGCAGCCGCAGCACCTCGGCGTGCGCCTCCGACAGCTTCACCCGCTCGCCCGCCCCGACGCCCAGCGAGCGGGCCACCTCGGCGTACTTGACCGGCGAGGACAGCCCGCCCTCGTCGGCGAGCCGGAACCGCACCCGCAGCACCACGTACCGGTCCGGGTCGGCCTTGAAGCGGCTGTGCCGGTACGAGAAGGCGCAGTCGGCGCCGGACAGCG is part of the Kitasatospora setae KM-6054 genome and harbors:
- a CDS encoding UDP-N-acetylmuramate dehydrogenase, whose translation is MDVPLAPLTTLRLGGPARRLVTARTDAEVVAAVRAADEAGEPLLVLGGGSNLVIGDAGFPGTVVRIATEGFALDGPLLELAAGEVWSDAVARTVAAGLAGIEFLAGIPGSAGATPVQNVGAYGQEVAETITEVVAYDRLLGESVTLSGADCAFSYRHSRFKADPDRYVVLRVRFRLADEGGLSSPVKYAEVARSLGVGAGERVKLSEAHAEVLRLRAGKGMVLDPADHDTWSAGSFFTNPVLTDRQFAAFTARLGDLRAPSYPAGEGRTKTSAAWLIDNAGFRKGHGSGPATLSTKHTLALTNRGSATTEDLLALAREVRDGVRAAFGVELVNEPVMVGVSL